A genomic window from Lotus japonicus ecotype B-129 chromosome 1, LjGifu_v1.2 includes:
- the LOC130728791 gene encoding calcium-dependent protein kinase 26-like, which yields MGNNCVGSRASSKEGSFTSSFSSSFWWSRGRAKKEASHKQKSRSSKAKAKETSDVQYKPPQVVKMEKEEVKVNVNVKPTQANETAKSPPAEPTNQGVAKPEEPAKPKRPHNVKRLASAGLKADSVLMRKTGNLKESYNLGQKLGQGQFGTTFLCSEKATGKEYACKSIAKRKLLTEEDVEDVRREIQIMHHLAGSPNVISIKEAYEDAVAVHVVMELCAGGELFDRIVERGHYTERKAARLARTIVGVIESCHSLGVMHRDLKPENFLFVNEQEDSPLKAIDFGLSAFFKPGEIFNDVVGSPYYVAPEVLRKRYGPEADVWSAGVIVYILLCGVPPFWGESEQDIFEAILHGDLDFTSDPWPSISESAKDLVMKMLVRDPRKRLTAYDVLRHPWIQVDGAAPDKPLDSAVLSRMKQFTAMNKLKKMALRVIAENLSEEEIAGLKEIFKMIDTDNSGQITFEELKIGLKKFGANLNESEIYDLMQAADVDNSGTIDYGEFIAATLHLNKVEREDHLVAAFSYFDKDGSGYITQDELQQACEEFGLGDVRLEEMIREADQDNDGRIDYNEFVAMMQRGNADLGKKGRKGSSSFSIGFREALPVC from the exons ATGGGAAACAACTGTGTTGGATCAAGAGCCTCTTCGAAGGAAGGTTCGTTTACATCTAGTTTTTCAAGTTCATTCTGGTGGTCACGCGGCAGAGCCAAGAAAGAGGCTTCTCATAAACAAAAAAGCAGAAGTTCAAAAGCAAAAGCAAAAGAAACTAGTGATGTTCAATACAAGCCTCCACAGGTAGTGAaaatggagaaggaggaggtgaaGGTGAATGTGAATGTGAAGCCAACTCAAGCCAATGAGACGGCGAAATCACCGCCTGCAGAACCGACGAATCAAGGAGTTGCTAAACCAGAAGAGCCTGCAAAACCAAAGAGACCCCACAATGTGAAGAGGCTAGCAAGTGCAGGACTGAAAGCAGACTCGGTTCTGATGCGAAAAACGGGTAACCTGAAGGAGTCTTACAATTTGGGGCAGAAGCTAGGACAAGGGCAATTCGGAACCACTTTCCTTTGTTCGGAGAAAGCCACTGGGAAAGAGTATGCTTGCAAATCAATTGCAAAGAGGAAACTGCTGACAGAGGAGGATGTGGAGGATGTGAGGAGGGAGATTCAGATAATGCACCACCTTGCTGGGAGCCCCAATGTGATCTCCATTAAGGAGGCTTATGAGGATGCTGTGGCTGTTCATGTTGTGATGGAGTTGTGTGCAGGGGGTGAGCTGTTTGATAGGATTGTGGAAAGAGGGCATTACACAGAAAGGAAAGCAGCTAGGCTTGCAAGGACTATTGTAGGTGTTATTGAGTCTTGCCACTCCCTCGGAGTAATGCATCGCGATCTTAAGCCGGAGAACTTTCTTTTCGTCAATGAGCAGGAAGACTCACCCCTAAAGGCAATAGATTTTGGACTGTCTGCTTTTTTCAAACCAG GTGAAATTTTCAATGATGTGGTAGGAAGTCCTTATTATGTTGCCCCTGAAGTTCTACGCAAGCGTTATGGCCCAGAAGCAGATGTGTGGAGTGCTGGTGTTATTGTATACATTCTCTTATGTGGGGTTCCTCCATTTTGGGGTG AATCGGAACAAGATATATTTGAGGCGATTTTGCATGGTGATCTTGATTTCACGTCAGATCCCTGGCCTAGTATCTCTGAAAGTGCAAAAGACTTGGTTATGAAGATGCTTGTCAGAGATCCTAGAAAACGATTAACAGCATATGACGTTCTTC GCCATCCCTGGATTCAGGTTGATGGAGCAGCACCAGATAAGCCTCTTGATTCAGCAGTTTTAAGTCGCATGAAGCAGTTTACTGCAATGAACAAGCTCAAGAAAATGGCTCTTAGA GTTATTGCAGAGAATCTCTCTGAAGAAGAAATTGCTGGATTGAAAGAAATATTTAAGATGATAGACACAGATAATAGTGGTCAAATTACCTTTGAAGAACTCAAGATTGGGCTGAAAAAGTTTGGCGCTAATCTCAATGAATCTGAAATTTACGATCTAATGCAAGCT GCAGATGTTGATAACAGTGGCACAATTGACTACGGAGAATTCATAGCTGCAACGTTGCATCTAAACAAAGTTGAGAGAGAAGATCATTTAGTTGcagctttctcatattttgatAAAGACGGAAGCGGCTATATCACTCAAGATGAGCTTCAACAAGCTTGTGAAGAATTTGGCCTTGGCGATGTCCGTTTAGAGGAAATGATCCGAGAAGCTGATCAAGATAAT